One window of Methanobrevibacter woesei genomic DNA carries:
- a CDS encoding RtcB family protein produces the protein MSIKDNITKIRDNVYEISGSYNKKMRATGRLYLDEESFENLEIGAMEQIANVACLPGVQKFAIGLPDIHFGYGFPIGGVAAFNERNGVVSPGGVGFDINCGVRLIRTNLTEEDIADKLDELVEKLFKNIPSGVGSKGKIRLDEDEINDVLDYGAKWAVENDYGWEEDLEYLEENGCIKEADSTKVSDKAKKRGIPQLGSLGSGNHFLEIQKVEDIYDSEVAEVFGLKEGMIVIMIHSGSRGCGHQVCSDYLRLMDKAYKNHNIDIPDRQLACAPLDTHEAQDYLKAMYAAANYAWANRQMMTHWIRETFEEVMGKSAKEMDMGIVYDVAHNIAKKEVHKLNGRDTTLIVHRKGATRAFGPGREEVPEKYREVGQPVLIPGTMGTASYVLHGTDVAMEETFGSTAHGAGRVLSRTQAKKDYKGEDIEKSLNEKGIKIKATSPNVIAEEAPEAYKDVDSVVRVSDETGIAKLVAKVSPLAVTKG, from the coding sequence ATGAGTATTAAAGATAACATAACTAAAATTCGTGATAATGTTTATGAAATCTCAGGTAGCTACAATAAAAAAATGAGGGCTACTGGTAGATTATATCTTGATGAAGAAAGCTTTGAAAACTTAGAAATCGGTGCAATGGAACAAATAGCTAATGTTGCATGTTTGCCAGGTGTTCAAAAGTTTGCAATTGGTCTTCCTGATATTCATTTTGGATATGGATTTCCAATTGGTGGAGTAGCTGCATTTAATGAAAGAAATGGTGTTGTTTCTCCTGGAGGAGTAGGTTTTGATATTAATTGTGGTGTTAGATTAATAAGGACCAACCTCACTGAAGAAGATATTGCTGATAAGTTAGATGAGCTTGTAGAGAAGTTATTTAAAAACATCCCATCTGGAGTGGGCAGTAAAGGAAAAATCAGACTTGATGAAGATGAAATCAATGATGTCCTAGACTATGGAGCTAAATGGGCTGTTGAAAATGACTATGGTTGGGAAGAAGACCTTGAATACCTTGAAGAAAACGGTTGCATTAAAGAAGCTGACAGCACCAAAGTAAGTGATAAAGCTAAAAAAAGAGGTATTCCTCAATTAGGTTCTCTAGGTTCAGGTAATCATTTCTTAGAAATTCAAAAAGTTGAAGATATCTATGATTCAGAAGTAGCTGAAGTATTTGGACTTAAAGAAGGAATGATTGTAATTATGATTCACAGTGGTTCAAGAGGCTGCGGTCATCAGGTATGTTCTGATTACTTGAGATTAATGGATAAAGCATATAAAAATCACAACATCGATATTCCAGACAGACAACTAGCTTGCGCTCCACTTGATACTCATGAAGCTCAAGATTATTTAAAAGCTATGTATGCTGCAGCTAATTATGCTTGGGCAAATCGTCAGATGATGACTCACTGGATACGTGAAACCTTTGAAGAAGTAATGGGAAAATCTGCAAAAGAAATGGATATGGGAATAGTTTATGATGTAGCTCATAACATTGCTAAAAAAGAAGTTCATAAACTTAATGGCAGAGACACAACCCTTATTGTACATAGAAAAGGTGCAACACGTGCATTTGGTCCTGGAAGAGAAGAAGTTCCTGAAAAATATAGGGAAGTTGGTCAGCCAGTCCTTATTCCTGGAACTATGGGTACAGCATCCTATGTTTTACATGGGACTGATGTAGCTATGGAAGAAACCTTTGGATCCACTGCTCATGGTGCTGGAAGAGTGCTCTCCAGAACTCAGGCTAAAAAAGATTACAAAGGTGAAGACATTGAAAAATCCTTAAATGAAAAAGGAATTAAAATCAAGGCAACATCACCAAATGTAATTGCAGAAGAAGCACCTGAAGCTTATAAAGATGTTGACAGTGTTGTAAGAGTATCTGATGAAACTGGAATAGCTAAATTAGTAGCTAAAGTATCTCCATTAGCAGTAACTAAAGGGTAA
- a CDS encoding NifB/NifX family molybdenum-iron cluster-binding protein, producing MKIAIASSNGENVDLHLGKAYSLYIYEYDDEGITLLEHRILELEDDKHQGGKVIQACEDCDVIISVKYGFKSKIKADDAKIKLVSDEGPIDEVLKRYIDHYNFMRS from the coding sequence ATGAAAATAGCTATTGCATCTTCAAATGGTGAAAATGTAGACTTGCATTTGGGAAAAGCATATTCTCTTTATATCTACGAATATGATGATGAAGGAATAACTCTTCTAGAACATAGGATTTTAGAGCTGGAAGATGATAAACATCAAGGTGGAAAAGTTATACAGGCATGTGAAGATTGTGATGTTATTATTTCTGTTAAATATGGATTTAAATCTAAAATTAAGGCGGATGATGCTAAAATCAAATTAGTTTCAGATGAAGGTCCTATTGATGAAGTTTTAAAAAGATACATTGATCATTACAACTTTATGAGAAGTTAA
- a CDS encoding ORC1-type DNA replication protein — protein MAIEDILMHDESLFSNINAFDPDYVPPNYNYRDSQMEGMALAIRPAIGGGQPSNLVVLGSCATGKTTAVKKVFELVEKNTTKVVCVYINCQIHTTKFGIFSQIYKKIFGHLPPETGVPFTRIYTKIMQYLQKEKKSLVLALDDVNYLFQGKVINKVFYDVLRAYEEFSGVKTSIFAILSDLEFRFAFDKNVTTVFIPNDVIFQPYSLSEIQSILTDRVNAGFFPNVISEEIIEEIAMYTYEKGDLRIGINLLRTCGNIAESEAAREITKEHLDKAIGSLVPIDLSQTLNSLNDTERALLDIIMDSEEIYTAGNLSELFKEEKGVSYATFNRTLEKLEFLRLIDTKFTGKGVRGNSREIIPRFTSNDYSKCRK, from the coding sequence ATGGCAATTGAAGATATTTTAATGCATGATGAAAGTTTATTTTCTAATATAAACGCATTTGATCCAGATTATGTGCCACCTAACTACAATTATCGGGATAGTCAAATGGAAGGTATGGCTTTAGCTATTAGGCCAGCAATTGGTGGTGGTCAACCTTCTAATCTAGTCGTTCTTGGATCATGTGCAACAGGGAAAACAACAGCTGTTAAAAAAGTTTTTGAATTAGTTGAAAAGAACACAACAAAAGTGGTTTGTGTTTATATTAACTGCCAGATTCATACAACTAAATTCGGAATCTTTTCTCAAATATATAAAAAGATATTTGGACATTTGCCTCCAGAAACAGGTGTTCCTTTTACTAGAATATACACTAAAATCATGCAATATCTTCAAAAAGAAAAGAAATCACTTGTTTTAGCATTAGATGATGTTAACTATCTTTTTCAGGGAAAAGTAATTAATAAAGTATTTTATGATGTTTTAAGGGCATATGAAGAGTTTTCTGGTGTAAAGACAAGTATTTTTGCAATTTTATCAGACTTGGAGTTCAGGTTTGCATTTGATAAAAATGTTACAACTGTCTTTATTCCTAATGATGTTATTTTTCAGCCATATTCTCTTTCAGAAATTCAAAGTATTTTAACAGACAGGGTTAATGCAGGATTCTTCCCAAATGTAATTTCTGAAGAGATTATTGAAGAAATAGCTATGTATACCTATGAAAAAGGGGATTTGAGGATAGGTATTAATTTACTTAGAACCTGTGGTAATATTGCAGAGTCAGAGGCAGCCCGTGAAATTACCAAGGAACATTTGGATAAAGCTATTGGTTCATTAGTTCCTATTGATTTGTCTCAAACTTTAAATTCATTAAATGATACAGAAAGAGCATTGCTTGATATTATAATGGATAGTGAAGAGATTTACACTGCAGGTAATCTGTCTGAATTATTCAAAGAAGAAAAAGGAGTTAGCTATGCTACCTTTAACAGAACTTTAGAAAAACTAGAATTTTTAAGGTTAATTGATACCAAATTCACTGGAAAAGGTGTTCGTGGCAATTCAAGAGAAATAATTCCAAGATTTACAAGTAATGATTACTCAAAATGTAGAAAATAG
- a CDS encoding 30S ribosomal protein S3ae produces the protein MAKARRRVRDTWKEKDWYTIKTPVAFEDKEIGETPARDPDYLIGRGVEVTMRELTGDFSKQYIKLRFEIDNVAGEVANTKFTGHKTTTDYIRSMIRRGTSRIDASAIVKTKDDRKIKLHVLAVTTRRAKSSQQKYMREVITELLMENAAEKTFEELVMSSVNGKLASEVYHRAKKIYPLKRVEIIKSKVLN, from the coding sequence ATGGCAAAAGCAAGACGTAGAGTACGTGACACATGGAAAGAAAAAGATTGGTATACTATTAAAACTCCAGTAGCTTTCGAAGACAAAGAAATTGGAGAAACCCCAGCAAGAGATCCTGATTACCTCATTGGTAGGGGAGTAGAAGTAACTATGAGGGAATTAACCGGTGACTTCTCAAAACAATACATTAAACTCAGATTTGAAATTGACAATGTAGCTGGAGAAGTAGCAAACACCAAATTCACTGGTCACAAAACTACTACTGATTACATTAGAAGCATGATTAGAAGAGGAACCAGTAGAATCGACGCTTCTGCAATTGTAAAAACTAAAGATGATCGTAAAATTAAACTTCACGTATTAGCTGTAACTACTAGGAGAGCTAAATCTTCCCAACAAAAATACATGAGAGAAGTTATTACTGAATTATTAATGGAAAATGCAGCTGAAAAAACCTTTGAAGAATTAGTAATGTCTTCTGTTAACGGTAAATTAGCTAGTGAAGTTTATCACAGAGCTAAAAAAATCTACCCTCTTAAAAGAGTAGAAATCATCAAAAGTAAAGTATTAAACTAA
- a CDS encoding putative immunity protein: MNWLDDVKIKLKRKNQILFRKDCEFLEDLASLVEKQNRIVLVMWAFDLACESIKVLEEKYPHENRPRDALVYSKAWARGEIKMPIAQRKILDCHGFAKEIDNKEDIATVHAVGQACSVVHTAGHAMGYPIYDLTSFVHRYGIDDCFEFIESRKQEYIDKLNYWSKNKDIYNFTWADFLLK; encoded by the coding sequence ATGAATTGGTTAGATGATGTTAAAATCAAGCTTAAGAGAAAAAATCAGATATTATTCAGGAAAGACTGTGAATTTTTAGAGGATTTGGCATCTTTAGTGGAAAAACAAAACAGAATAGTTCTTGTAATGTGGGCTTTTGATTTGGCATGTGAATCTATTAAGGTTCTAGAGGAGAAATACCCTCATGAAAATCGTCCAAGAGATGCATTGGTCTATTCAAAAGCATGGGCAAGAGGAGAAATTAAAATGCCTATTGCACAGCGTAAAATTCTAGACTGTCATGGTTTTGCAAAAGAAATTGATAATAAGGAAGATATAGCTACTGTTCATGCAGTTGGCCAAGCCTGTTCTGTTGTTCACACTGCAGGTCATGCAATGGGATATCCAATATATGATTTAACTTCATTTGTTCATAGATATGGAATTGATGACTGTTTTGAGTTTATAGAATCCAGAAAACAGGAATATATTGATAAACTGAATTACTGGAGTAAAAATAAGGATATTTATAATTTTACATGGGCTGATTTTTTACTTAAATAA
- a CDS encoding YczE/YyaS/YitT family protein, whose product MNSTRRIVQYLFGLFIMTLGIAFSLKSNLGSTPISSIPYSMELIWGIEVGLATSIFNVLLVLTEPIILRRKFKKKHLLQIPVSIIFGFFTTVAVNLINFIPEPSNFLWALVMMVVSIFLVALGLFFYVPTNLVPLAGEGVVQSIAIVSKRLFPRIKVFFDSTMVIASFVLSYVFLGVIGGSVGIGTIISAIFVGITLKYINKAYTYLTGKDVDLKKM is encoded by the coding sequence ATGAATTCCACTAGGAGAATTGTACAATATTTATTTGGTTTATTTATTATGACTTTGGGGATTGCATTTTCCCTAAAATCAAATTTAGGTTCTACTCCAATTAGTTCTATTCCATATTCAATGGAGTTGATTTGGGGAATTGAAGTTGGACTTGCTACTTCAATATTCAATGTTTTGCTTGTCTTGACAGAGCCTATTATACTTAGAAGGAAATTTAAAAAGAAACATCTCCTGCAGATACCTGTAAGTATAATCTTTGGTTTTTTCACAACTGTCGCAGTTAATTTAATCAATTTTATTCCAGAGCCTTCAAATTTTTTATGGGCATTGGTTATGATGGTTGTAAGCATATTTTTAGTTGCATTAGGTCTGTTTTTCTATGTACCTACAAATTTAGTGCCATTGGCTGGTGAAGGAGTTGTTCAGTCAATAGCTATTGTTTCAAAAAGATTATTCCCAAGAATAAAGGTTTTCTTTGACAGTACAATGGTTATAGCATCCTTTGTACTTTCATATGTATTTTTAGGTGTTATTGGTGGTAGTGTAGGTATTGGAACTATTATTTCAGCTATTTTTGTTGGAATAACATTAAAATATATTAACAAAGCTTATACTTATTTAACAGGAAAAGATGTTGATTTGAAAAAAATGTAG
- the mtnP gene encoding S-methyl-5'-thioadenosine phosphorylase: MIGIIGGSGVYEITEKADNIEKKMVKTDYGDDVEVSILDMAGKKVAFIPRHASGHSIPPHKINYKANIDALKQCGVTKIIATNSVGSLNENMGPGSFVIPDDFLDFTSVRDKTFFNDKVVHIDATEPYCNETAKTIASCGDVIVGGTYVCTEGPRFETPAEIKMFKMLGGDVVGMTGLPEATLAREREMCYSSICIVSNFAAGISPEKLTIDEVFEVMEIKQAELLDLIYEIIKNLDADKDCACLHALDGAEA; encoded by the coding sequence ATGATTGGTATTATTGGTGGAAGTGGTGTTTACGAAATCACCGAAAAAGCAGATAATATTGAAAAAAAGATGGTTAAAACCGACTATGGGGATGATGTGGAAGTATCTATCCTAGATATGGCTGGTAAAAAAGTAGCATTCATTCCAAGACATGCTTCAGGCCATAGCATTCCTCCACATAAAATCAACTACAAGGCAAATATTGATGCATTAAAACAGTGTGGAGTAACCAAAATAATTGCTACCAACTCTGTTGGTTCTCTTAATGAGAATATGGGTCCTGGTTCTTTTGTCATTCCTGATGATTTCCTAGATTTCACATCAGTTAGGGATAAAACCTTCTTTAATGATAAGGTGGTTCATATTGATGCAACTGAACCTTATTGTAATGAAACAGCTAAAACAATAGCTAGTTGCGGAGATGTAATTGTTGGAGGAACCTATGTCTGTACAGAAGGGCCAAGATTTGAAACTCCTGCTGAAATTAAAATGTTTAAAATGCTTGGTGGAGATGTAGTTGGTATGACTGGTCTTCCAGAAGCTACTTTAGCACGTGAAAGAGAAATGTGCTATTCATCAATTTGTATTGTATCTAATTTTGCAGCTGGAATCTCTCCTGAAAAATTAACCATTGATGAAGTATTTGAGGTTATGGAGATTAAACAGGCTGAATTATTAGATTTGATTTATGAAATTATTAAAAATTTAGATGCTGATAAAGACTGTGCATGTTTACATGCCTTAGATGGTGCAGAAGCATAA
- a CDS encoding DUF6198 family protein translates to MIEFRRIFNYVFGLFLITLGVGLSIKSNLGSTPVSSIPYTLNVIWGIEIGVATVIFHTMLVITELILLRRAFKPKHFLQVPVGILFGFFTTISVNLVNLLPDTSNIILIVIMVLVSTFLVALGLFFYVPTNIVPLSVEGITQAIAIVSNQPFTKVKVFFDVSVVVLSFVLCFIFTGVIGGSVGIGTIFSAIFVGITLKYINKVVLHFTGLNADLKKM, encoded by the coding sequence ATGATAGAATTTCGAAGAATTTTTAATTATGTTTTTGGTTTATTTTTAATCACATTAGGAGTAGGTCTTTCAATTAAATCTAATTTAGGTTCTACTCCTGTTAGTTCTATTCCATATACACTTAATGTTATTTGGGGAATTGAAATAGGGGTTGCAACTGTTATATTTCATACTATGCTTGTTATAACTGAATTGATATTATTGAGAAGGGCATTTAAGCCTAAACACTTCTTGCAAGTCCCTGTTGGAATATTGTTTGGATTTTTTACAACAATATCTGTTAATTTAGTTAATTTGCTTCCAGACACTTCAAATATTATACTAATTGTAATTATGGTGCTTGTAAGTACATTTTTAGTTGCTTTAGGATTGTTCTTTTATGTTCCTACAAATATTGTTCCTTTATCAGTGGAAGGAATCACTCAGGCAATAGCTATTGTATCTAATCAGCCATTTACAAAAGTTAAAGTATTCTTTGATGTTTCAGTAGTTGTGCTTTCATTTGTTTTATGTTTCATATTTACAGGAGTTATTGGTGGTAGTGTAGGTATTGGAACTATTTTCTCAGCTATTTTTGTTGGAATAACATTAAAATATATTAATAAAGTAGTTTTACACTTTACAGGTCTTAATGCTGACTTAAAAAAAATGTAG
- a CDS encoding flavodoxin family protein: MVKVILLNASPRANSNTQDVLEVCAEEIEKEGVETEILRLRGKTIQSCLGCSKCAGTGKCIINDGINEIADKLRDAEGFIPAAPVYFGTARGDIMAALQRIGKLSRGNDKFLDWMVGGPIAVARRGGQTITLQEMNMFFGINNMIVAGSNYWNMVFAGPEGTALDDEEGINTIKLFGQNVAKIIKKLND, translated from the coding sequence ATGGTTAAAGTTATTTTATTAAATGCAAGTCCAAGAGCAAACAGTAATACTCAAGATGTTTTAGAAGTTTGTGCTGAAGAGATTGAAAAAGAAGGAGTGGAAACTGAAATCCTAAGATTAAGGGGTAAAACTATTCAATCCTGTTTAGGATGCAGTAAATGTGCAGGAACTGGAAAATGTATTATTAATGATGGAATCAATGAGATTGCAGATAAATTAAGAGATGCAGAAGGATTTATCCCTGCTGCTCCAGTATACTTTGGAACTGCAAGAGGAGATATTATGGCTGCACTTCAAAGAATTGGTAAACTCTCCAGAGGAAATGATAAGTTCCTTGACTGGATGGTTGGAGGACCAATTGCTGTTGCAAGACGTGGTGGCCAAACAATAACCTTACAGGAAATGAACATGTTCTTTGGAATTAATAACATGATTGTTGCAGGAAGTAACTACTGGAACATGGTATTTGCAGGACCAGAAGGAACTGCTCTTGATGATGAGGAAGGAATCAACACCATCAAATTATTTGGACAGAATGTTGCAAAAATTATTAAAAAATTAAATGATTAG
- a CDS encoding GerW family sporulation protein, whose amino-acid sequence MVESNIRATVEELRKLTNVNNYIGEPIETDDKILIPVMRMGVGFAVGKNMIRSEDSDIVGAGAGVEPTSMVIIPKSRDTTEGMRVLNLTKGNEVNKALSDLGLVISDLVKEYIKKEEDDDYDEGEYIEPNTPKVTD is encoded by the coding sequence ATGGTTGAATCAAACATTAGAGCAACTGTTGAAGAATTGCGCAAATTAACAAATGTTAACAATTATATTGGTGAACCTATTGAAACCGATGATAAAATCCTTATTCCAGTAATGAGAATGGGAGTGGGATTTGCTGTTGGAAAAAACATGATTAGAAGTGAAGACAGTGATATAGTTGGAGCTGGAGCTGGAGTGGAACCAACATCCATGGTCATCATACCTAAATCTAGAGACACTACTGAAGGAATGAGAGTTCTTAACTTAACCAAAGGAAATGAAGTCAACAAGGCTTTAAGTGATCTTGGTTTAGTTATCAGTGACTTAGTAAAAGAGTACATTAAAAAAGAGGAAGATGACGACTACGATGAAGGAGAATACATTGAACCAAACACTCCTAAAGTAACTGACTAA
- a CDS encoding DUF2953 domain-containing protein, translating to MSIPEVIGIIIAVILILIIVFLYLGVRINLTYNKLNSDFEYHLNITLLNSYSIFRKDYPSPKEGESDDEKESDRDGEGYPFKEIVKPLLDVLDSLIEYLTEILHSLEIKKLENHLDFGMSSYVSTAKYTGYMWSLFVVPNSSHKNVKLTVEPTFKEPTFDFKGCVDIKVNLLKIVIPTIQLLRQKEVRDFIKLVRNPREGKDNGENQEPSE from the coding sequence TTGAGCATCCCTGAAGTTATAGGAATAATAATTGCAGTTATACTAATTTTAATAATTGTATTCCTTTATCTTGGAGTTAGAATCAATTTAACCTATAATAAACTTAATTCTGATTTTGAATATCATTTAAACATAACCTTGCTAAATAGCTATTCTATTTTTAGAAAGGATTATCCTTCACCAAAAGAAGGTGAAAGTGATGATGAAAAAGAATCTGATAGGGATGGCGAAGGTTATCCATTTAAAGAGATTGTAAAACCACTGCTTGATGTTTTAGATAGTCTAATTGAGTACTTAACTGAGATTCTCCACTCTCTTGAAATTAAAAAATTGGAAAATCATTTAGATTTTGGTATGTCTAGCTATGTCAGCACTGCAAAATATACTGGATATATGTGGTCATTGTTTGTAGTTCCAAATAGCTCTCATAAAAATGTAAAGTTAACTGTTGAACCTACATTTAAAGAACCAACATTTGATTTTAAAGGGTGTGTTGATATCAAGGTAAATCTCCTGAAGATTGTTATTCCAACAATCCAATTATTAAGGCAGAAAGAAGTGAGAGATTTTATAAAACTGGTAAGAAATCCAAGGGAAGGTAAAGATAATGGAGAAAATCAAGAACCTAGTGAATAA
- a CDS encoding archease, which translates to MCKNIEKPFEFFDVTADIGFYSYGNNLEEVFENAGLAMFNVISNTDDIKPVETKEISVTSEDKISLLYDFLEELLFMHEVEFMLFSQFDVAIKKDGENYKLDATIKGEEINWEIHERGEEVKAITFHMMDIVKEDNLYKSSVILDL; encoded by the coding sequence ATGTGTAAAAATATAGAAAAACCCTTTGAATTCTTTGATGTAACTGCAGATATTGGATTTTACTCTTATGGAAATAATTTGGAAGAAGTATTTGAAAATGCAGGATTAGCCATGTTTAATGTTATTTCAAATACTGATGATATAAAACCAGTTGAAACAAAGGAAATATCTGTCACTTCAGAGGATAAGATCTCTTTATTATATGATTTTCTTGAAGAATTGTTGTTTATGCATGAAGTGGAGTTCATGTTATTTTCACAATTTGATGTAGCTATCAAAAAAGATGGTGAAAATTACAAACTTGATGCAACTATAAAAGGTGAAGAAATAAACTGGGAAATTCATGAAAGGGGCGAAGAAGTAAAGGCAATTACATTTCACATGATGGATATTGTTAAAGAGGATAATCTATACAAATCCAGTGTTATTCTTGATTTATAA
- a CDS encoding pyridoxal-phosphate-dependent aminotransferase family protein: protein MDDILLMLPGPTTVHPRVLNAMSQAVVNHRSKRYGEILTETNELMSKMFQTENQSYLITGSGTAVMEAGISNVLNAGEKVLNVVGGKFGERFKKIADAHGIKTQELAVEWGTAVTPEQIKEALDADESIKAVSVVHNETSTGVAAPIKEIGKVMKNYDALYIVDTVSSLCGDEVDVDKYNIDVCVTGSQKCIAAPPGMAAITYSDDAWAACENVDSHTFYLDMKAYRKSGNKDPAETPYTPSVSLTYAMNEALKMIDEEGLDKRVARHHKAANATVAAAKALGLELFADEKVSSATVTALKIPEGLTDSDFRGTIRDEFGVELAGGQDHLKGNVFRIGHMGNISYKELFQTFAAMGIYLERNGIVEDGAAGVSSLVKSYL from the coding sequence ATGGATGATATTTTATTAATGCTTCCTGGACCAACAACTGTACATCCAAGAGTTCTTAATGCAATGTCTCAAGCAGTTGTTAACCACAGAAGTAAAAGATATGGGGAAATTTTAACTGAAACTAACGAATTAATGTCAAAAATGTTTCAAACTGAAAATCAATCTTATTTAATTACTGGATCCGGAACTGCTGTAATGGAAGCAGGAATTAGTAATGTTTTAAATGCTGGAGAAAAAGTATTAAATGTAGTTGGTGGAAAATTCGGTGAACGTTTCAAAAAAATAGCTGATGCACATGGTATTAAAACCCAAGAGTTAGCTGTTGAATGGGGAACTGCAGTAACCCCTGAACAAATTAAAGAAGCTTTAGATGCTGATGAATCCATCAAAGCAGTAAGTGTTGTTCACAACGAAACTTCCACTGGTGTAGCTGCTCCAATTAAAGAAATTGGTAAAGTAATGAAAAACTACGATGCATTATACATTGTAGATACAGTATCTTCCCTTTGTGGGGATGAAGTGGATGTAGACAAATACAACATCGATGTTTGTGTAACCGGTTCTCAAAAATGTATTGCTGCACCACCTGGAATGGCTGCAATTACCTACAGTGACGATGCATGGGCAGCATGTGAAAATGTCGATTCACACACTTTCTACTTAGACATGAAAGCATACAGAAAAAGCGGAAACAAAGACCCTGCTGAAACTCCTTACACCCCTTCAGTATCATTAACTTACGCTATGAACGAAGCATTAAAAATGATTGATGAAGAAGGACTTGACAAAAGAGTTGCACGTCACCACAAAGCTGCAAATGCTACTGTTGCAGCTGCAAAAGCACTTGGTCTTGAATTATTTGCTGATGAAAAAGTATCTTCAGCTACTGTAACTGCACTTAAAATACCTGAAGGACTTACTGATTCTGACTTCAGAGGAACCATCCGTGACGAATTTGGTGTAGAATTAGCTGGTGGACAAGATCACTTAAAAGGTAATGTATTTAGAATAGGACACATGGGTAACATCTCCTACAAAGAGTTATTCCAAACCTTTGCAGCTATGGGAATCTACTTAGAAAGAAATGGTATTGTAGAGGACGGAGCTGCTGGAGTATCCTCTCTTGTAAAATCCTATCTCTAA
- a CDS encoding 6-hydroxymethylpterin diphosphokinase MptE-like protein → MDFGIWEKWYNEILDDFGFSKDDDEASAKELDEILFDEGALTLEDLYELIHTYRKSNDFIVFGAGPSLKKHIQELKENYDLNDYTLIAADGATTALIEEKIIPDIVATDLDGTINDILLANCRGSLMVIHAHGNNKEAILKYTPFFDNILGTTQSKPHGNLYNFGGFTDGDRAIFLAVALEAENIILAGMDFGDVVTKYSRPNIPGATGPADEIKKKKLVYAEKLTNWVSENEDVAIINLK, encoded by the coding sequence ATGGATTTTGGAATTTGGGAAAAATGGTATAATGAAATCTTAGATGACTTTGGCTTTTCAAAGGATGATGATGAAGCATCAGCAAAGGAACTTGATGAAATATTATTTGATGAAGGGGCACTCACTTTAGAAGACCTTTATGAGTTAATACACACATACCGTAAAAGCAATGATTTCATTGTCTTTGGAGCAGGCCCTTCCTTAAAAAAACATATTCAGGAACTTAAAGAAAATTATGATTTAAATGACTATACATTAATCGCTGCTGACGGGGCAACAACTGCACTTATTGAAGAGAAAATAATTCCAGATATTGTAGCTACTGATTTAGATGGAACAATAAATGATATCTTACTTGCAAACTGCAGAGGTTCATTAATGGTTATTCATGCTCATGGCAACAATAAGGAAGCTATTCTAAAATACACTCCATTTTTTGACAATATTTTAGGAACTACTCAATCCAAACCTCATGGAAACCTTTATAACTTTGGAGGATTCACTGATGGTGATAGGGCAATATTTTTAGCTGTTGCACTTGAAGCAGAAAACATTATACTAGCTGGAATGGACTTTGGAGATGTTGTAACCAAGTACTCAAGACCAAATATTCCTGGAGCCACTGGTCCTGCTGATGAAATTAAGAAGAAAAAACTTGTATATGCTGAGAAATTAACTAATTGGGTTAGTGAAAATGAGGATGTAGCTATTATTAACCTAAAATAA